The DNA window CGCCTGCGCCAGCGCGCCGAGCGTCTTCCGAGGATGAAGAAGGAGTCCTGCGAGCGTCCGGATCACGACACCACGCGCGTACCACGCCGCGAAGGATGCGACGAGGCGTGCGTCACGGGACGCACCTCGGAGTTCCGTGGCGGCGGCATGGCTGCCAGGCGCAGCTCCTCGACGAGGCATAGACCTGCGGCCTCGTCGGGAACGAAGTGGAGCTGGAGGTCCTTCCGGTCCTTGTCCCGGCTGAGGAGGCGTGCGGCGTGAAACATCATGGTCACGAGCACGCGCTGCCTGAAGTTGGCGCCGTGAATGATCACGGCCCAGAACAGATGCCCGAAATCGCGCTGCCCCACGGTACGTCGAGCGCCGGGATCGAGGTCCCCCAGACGCGAGCAATCAGCGAGCCAGATGAGACGACCGTGTCGGCTCCGCTCGGCGTACATGAGATCGTGGAACACGTGGACGTCAGCCTCTTCGAGGTCTCCGATCATGCGCGACTGGAACAGGTCCGGGGGCTCCATGCGCACGTCGAAGGCCCTCATCCGTCGCCAGCACTGCCCGTCGGTGTCCATCCGCCCCCTCTTCCGAAGCCGAATCGAAGCCTGAACGATCGCCAGGCCGGTCGCCATCGGTGGCTTCCTCCGCGCCCGATCAGGAGTTGCTTCATGCAGCTTCAGGCCCGTCGTGCGTTCAGCACGGCTGGCACCGCGGGGGCGATGATACGTGGGAGCGGACAGAATGGTGTTTCGATCCGATGTGACATCACCGTGAGCGCGCGCCCGCACGCCGACCGTTCCGGGCTGCGCGCCGAGGACACGGTCGTCTGAAGCCATCACCAGAAGACGTGGGGGTGCGGTCGGTCGAGGACATGGTCGACACCCCTGGTGCATCGATGATCCACCAGGGGTCCTCCACCCCCGACCTCATGGCACCAAAGCGCTGAATTCACGATGGATTTACCGCTCTCGTCGTCTGGCACGCCTCGTGTATCGCTCCGCCGTCATGCTGAAGAAGACCGTCGCTCTCGCTGCGCTGCTCGCCACCAGCCTCACCGGCTCCGCGCTCGCCGAAAGCTATTACGATCTCGCGATCAGCGCGCCCAAGGCGAAGGCAAACGCCGAGTCCGTGGTGACCGTCAAGGTCACGTCCAAGGGCGACACCCACATCAACAAGAAGTACCCGACCCGCCTCACGGTGAACCCGCCCGAGGGCGTGAGCGTCAAGAAGACGCGGCAGACCGCGACCGACGCGGTGAAGCTCAGCGACAGCACCCTGGAGTTCCAGGTCGCGTTCGAGGCCGACGAGCCCGGGACGAAGACCATCAAGGGGGAGCTGCGCTTCGCCACGTGCAAGGGCGAGGAGAGCTGCCAGCAGTACACGAAGCGCATCTCCTTCGACGTCGACGTGAAGTGACCCCGAGGCCGGCCCGGGCGGCCTTTGTACGTCCGAGCCGGGCTGGATTCAGGGATGCGCTTCCGTTACTCCTGGGTGCATGAGTGACATCCGCCTCCCTGCCGAGGTGAAGCACCAGGCCGAACTCGAGGCCCTCTCCTCTGCCGACACGGCCCCCCGTCCTCCTGGATGGCGGCTCTCTCCACGCGCCGTGGAGACCTACCTCATGGGTAGCCCCAAGCCGGTCTCCGGGGTCGCCATCACCCCGAAGTACATCGGCGACCGCGCGCTGGTGCAGGTCGCGATCGCGACGCTGGCGTCGGACCGCGCCTTGATGCTGGTGGGTGAGCCGGGGACGGCGAAGAGCTGGCTCTCGGAGCACCTCGCGGCCGCGATCAGTGGCACTTCGGGGATGGTCGTCCAGGGCACCGCGGGCACGAGCGAGGAGCAGCTCAAGTATGGGTGGAACTACGCCCTGTTGCTCGCCGAGGGGCCGTCCCAGAAGGCACTCGTCGCCTCGCCCATCCTCCGCGCGATGCGAGAAGGAAAGTTCGCCCGACTGGAAGAGGTCACCCGCACCTCGTCCGAGGTCCAGGACTCGCTGATCTCCATCCTCTCCGAGAAGCAGATCGCCATTCCCGAACTGGGTGAAGCGGTGAGCGCGACCAGGGGCTTCAACATCATCGCCACCGCGAACACGCGCGACCGCGGGGTCAACGAGATGAGCGCGGCGCTGAAGCGACGTTTCAACTTCGTCACCGTCCCGGTCGTGGAGGATCTGGAGCAGGAGATCCGCATCGTGACCAAACGCGAGGCCGAGCTGCGGAACGACTACCAGGTAGGGGTGGAGCCGCCCGCCGAGCTCGCGAAGGTGCTGGTGACGCTGTTTCAGGAGCTGCGAGCGGGGGTGACCAAGGACGGCAAGACCAAGGTGAAGCAGCCGGGGTCGGTGCTCTCGACGGCGGAGGCGATCAGCGTGCTGTTCAACAGCGGCATCCTGGCGCAGCAGTTCGGCGACGGGAAGGTGACGCCGGAGGACCTGGCGCGGTCGCTGCTCGGCGCCGTCGCCAAGGAGAGCGGCGACGATGTGAAGGTGGTGCGCGAGTACTGCGAGACCGTGGCCAAGGGGCGCTCCGGTCCGTGGAAGGAACTCTACAGCGCCGCCAAGAAGCGGTTCAGCGCCTGATGGATCTGGCCCAGCTCCGGTCGGTGCACGTCTTTCCGGTGCGGCACCACTCGCCGCGCTCGAGCGCAGCACTGCGGGCATTTCTCGACCAGACGCGCCCCTCCCTGGTGCTCGTCGAGGGGCCGAGCGATGCGACGGCATTGCTCGACGCGCTGGTGGATCCAGGGACGGTGCCGCCGGTGGCTATCCTCGGCTACCGCATCGACGGCACCCCGGGCTCGTCGCTGTGGCCCTTCGCCACCTACTCCCCGGAGTACGTGGCCGTCCGCTGGGCTGCCGAGCGCGGAGCGCGCGCGGAGCTGATCGATGTCCCGATCGGGATGGCGCTCGCGCCTTACGAGGGCGAGCCGGTGGGGCACGAGGATCTGGACGATCCGGGCTCGATGGACGGCGACGAGGAGGACGACGGAGACGGCTTTCCCGCGTCGGCGGCGGGTGAGGTGGTCGAGGGAGAAGACGAGACGGAGGATGTTCCCAACATCTACCAGGCGTGCGCGGAGGCGCGGGGCTTTCGCTCGTTCGAGGAGTTCTGGGAGGCTTCGTTCGAGGCGCCGGCCTATGACCCAGGTTCGTTCCGGGACGCGCTGCTCGCTTACGCCGATCTGGTACGCAGCGAAGGCGATCGGCTGGTGCACCGGGCGCGCGATGCGTACATGGCGCGTCAGGTGCTGGAGCGAATCGGTCCGGATCTTCCCGCCGAGCGTATCGCCGTGGTGGTGGGTGCGGCGCACGCAGCGGCATTCGTGGCCGGTGACGTCGACTTCGCGCTGGAGGACGAGCTGCCAGCGCCCGTCCCCGCGACGGCGACGCTGATCCCGTACAGCTTTCCGCGGCTCGCCGAGCAGCTCGGGTACGGGGCTGGCAACCGCGCGCCGCGCTATTACCAGCGCGCCCATGACGCGGGCTGCGATTTCCAGCGAGCGACCCTGGAGGTGCTGGTCGAGTTCACCGAGCATCTGCGGCTGCGGGGTTTCATGGCGTCGCTCTCGGACACCATCGAGGCCTACCGGCTGGCGGTGCGCCTCGCCGAGATCCGGGACAAGGCTGGGCCAGGGCTCGACGAGGTGCGAGAAGCGACCATCGCCACGCTCTGCCGTGGCGATGCGACCCACGTCGATGGCTTCCTATGGCCCTCGGTGATCGGGCGGAGCGTCGGCCGTGTGGCGAGCCAGATTGGCAAGACCTCGCTGCAGGAGGAGTTCTGGCGCGAGGTGGGCCAGCGCCGCTTGCCGGCGACGGACGCTCCGGAGTCGTTCACCCTCAAGCTGACCAACGAGACGGAGGTCGGTACCAGCGTCTTCCTGCATCGGCTGCGCATCGCCGACATTCCGTATGCGAGCTACCTGGGGACACAGCGCGGCAGCGGGCGGCGCACGCCGCAGGGCGCGACCGTCGATGCACAGACCTTCCTCGCCCAGGTGAGCGAGGCGTGGGAGGTGCAGTGGACGCCGGCCACCGACGTGGCGCTGGTGGAGAAGATCGTCCTCGGCAGCACGCTCGAGCAGGTGGTGACGCGCGGGCTCGACGAGCGCCTGGCAGCGGCGGGTGGCGCAGGCGACGCGGCCGACGTGATGCTCGACGCGGTGCTCACGAGCTGCCCGGTGACGGTCTCCACATCGCTGCGCGCGTGCGATCGACTGGCCGCAAATGATGACGACCTCCCCTCGCTCGCTCGGGCTGCGAGCAAAGTGGCGTACCTGGCATCGTTTGGCTCGTCCCGCTCTCGCTCCTCGATCGGGGACCACGTGCTGCTCCCGCTCGCACAGAAGAGCTTCGATCGGGCCGTGCTCCGGGTGCGTGGTGGGTGCATGGGCAACGACGACGCCGTGGCGCCGGCAAAGTCGGCGCTGCGTACGCTCCACGAGCTGGCGCTCTCCAAGTCGTACCTCGACGGGCGCGCGTGGCTCGAGGTGGCGCGGGAGATCACCGACGACCTGGGTGTGAACCCCTCTTGCTCGGGCCTGTGCTGCGGGCTCCTCTACCTCGCGCAGGAGATCGACGAGACCGACGTGGCAGCGCTCGTGGGTCTGCGCCTCGGCGGGGCCAGCGAACCCCTCCCCGCGGCAGCTTTCCTGGATGGGTTTCTGGAGGTGAATGCGCTGGTGATGGTGAAGAGCCGTCCGGTGGTGGAGGCGCTCGATGCCTTCCTCGCCGCG is part of the Chondromyces crocatus genome and encodes:
- a CDS encoding DUF5682 family protein codes for the protein MDLAQLRSVHVFPVRHHSPRSSAALRAFLDQTRPSLVLVEGPSDATALLDALVDPGTVPPVAILGYRIDGTPGSSLWPFATYSPEYVAVRWAAERGARAELIDVPIGMALAPYEGEPVGHEDLDDPGSMDGDEEDDGDGFPASAAGEVVEGEDETEDVPNIYQACAEARGFRSFEEFWEASFEAPAYDPGSFRDALLAYADLVRSEGDRLVHRARDAYMARQVLERIGPDLPAERIAVVVGAAHAAAFVAGDVDFALEDELPAPVPATATLIPYSFPRLAEQLGYGAGNRAPRYYQRAHDAGCDFQRATLEVLVEFTEHLRLRGFMASLSDTIEAYRLAVRLAEIRDKAGPGLDEVREATIATLCRGDATHVDGFLWPSVIGRSVGRVASQIGKTSLQEEFWREVGQRRLPATDAPESFTLKLTNETEVGTSVFLHRLRIADIPYASYLGTQRGSGRRTPQGATVDAQTFLAQVSEAWEVQWTPATDVALVEKIVLGSTLEQVVTRGLDERLAAAGGAGDAADVMLDAVLTSCPVTVSTSLRACDRLAANDDDLPSLARAASKVAYLASFGSSRSRSSIGDHVLLPLAQKSFDRAVLRVRGGCMGNDDAVAPAKSALRTLHELALSKSYLDGRAWLEVAREITDDLGVNPSCSGLCCGLLYLAQEIDETDVAALVGLRLGGASEPLPAAAFLDGFLEVNALVMVKSRPVVEALDAFLAAIDPARFRDCLPVLRRAFSRLGATERRYLLENVLAARRIADHAQAAQAVLAEQDRQRIEEMGEDLSKAMDDLDDLL
- a CDS encoding ATP-binding protein translates to MSDIRLPAEVKHQAELEALSSADTAPRPPGWRLSPRAVETYLMGSPKPVSGVAITPKYIGDRALVQVAIATLASDRALMLVGEPGTAKSWLSEHLAAAISGTSGMVVQGTAGTSEEQLKYGWNYALLLAEGPSQKALVASPILRAMREGKFARLEEVTRTSSEVQDSLISILSEKQIAIPELGEAVSATRGFNIIATANTRDRGVNEMSAALKRRFNFVTVPVVEDLEQEIRIVTKREAELRNDYQVGVEPPAELAKVLVTLFQELRAGVTKDGKTKVKQPGSVLSTAEAISVLFNSGILAQQFGDGKVTPEDLARSLLGAVAKESGDDVKVVREYCETVAKGRSGPWKELYSAAKKRFSA